From Mycobacterium cookii:
TGTTGCAACCAGAGCGCAGCAACCACCAGAGCCAGCGCGCTGACAGCCGCGACGGTCGCGCCGGCGGTGTCTTGGCCGGCCACCCGCAGCCATGACCGCCGTGGCAGCAGATACACCAGGACACCGACCCACCAGCCCAACGCGAGGGCGCCGACCCAGGCCGACGCCTTGGCAATGAACATGCTCTGGGCTACGGACAGCGGATGCAGCCACCCGGGTCCATCGCCGATCTCACCGTCGCTGATTTTGGCCCGGACGTGGCGTCCCCACACCGCCTCGGCCACCCCGACCGCAAACAGCGACGACCCCGTCCACACCGTGATCGGGGGAAACCACTGGTAGAGCGCCACCACCAGCAGGTACCCGAGGACCGCCGCGCCGAGCGCCGCGACGGTCAGATCACGTTTTCGGGTGGGTCCCATCAGCTTTGCGATGCCGAGTCGGTATCCGCACCGCCGTTGCGCAGCTCGAGCACCCATTCGGTGAGCCGCACCCCGGCGCGGTCCGCGGGATCCAGCTCGGCGAGCAGCTTCGCGATGGGTTGCTTTCCGCCCGCGACGGTCAACTCAGCGCCCGGGTCCACTGCCAGCCAGGGAATCAGCACGAAAGCCCGCAGGTGCGCCAGCGGGTGCGGCAGCGTCAGTCCGTCCTCCAGGGAGAACAGCTCGGTGTCGCCATTCAGCGACGTCAAGTAGCAAGCGACCAGGTCGACGTCCAGAGTGCGGGGGCCCCACCGCTGCCCCCGGATCCGATCCGCGGTCTTTTCCATCTCCTGGGCGCACCGCAGCCAGCCATGCCCGTCGAGAGTTGGATCGTCGGCGATCAGCACCGCGTTGAGGAACGGGCCCTGCTCGACACCACCCCAAGCTGCCGTCTCGTACACCGGGGAGACCGCTTGCACCGCATCGCCGAGCCGGTCCAGCACCGACTGCAGGCGGGCCAGCCGGTCGCCGAGGTTGGATCCGATCGACAACACCACGCGGGTCATCGGCGCCACTCCTCAATCCCGGCTACGCCGGCATCATCGTCATCGGCGCGGGTCATCGGCGCCACTCCTCAATCCCGGCTACGCCGGCATCATCGTCATCGGCGCGGGTCATCGGCGCCACTCCTCAATCCGGCTACGCCGGCATCATCGTCATCGGCGCGGGTCATCGGCGCCACTCCTCAATCCCGGCTACGCCGGCATCATCGTCATCGGCGCGGGTCATCGGCGCCACTCCTCAATCCCGGCTACGCCGGCATCATCGTCATCGGCGCGGGTCATAAAGCCCCTCCTGCGGGTACTACCTGACCACGTCCGCCGCGTCGCGACCGACGTGCCACCACTGCGACGTCATCGAATGCCTGCGGGATTGGTGCCTGGGGTTTATGCACCGTCACCTCGACGGCATGCACCCGTTCGTCTTTCATCACATCCTGCGCAATCTCGCCGGCAACTGTCTCGATCAGATTGCGTGCCGGGCCGGCGACCACCGCCGCCGCGCGCTCGGCCAGAACGCCGTAGTCGTAGGTGTCTGCCAAGTCGTCACTGTCCGCGGCGTCCGCCAAATCGATCCACACCGTGATATCGACGACGAAATCCTGACCGTCGACGCGCTCGTGCTCGAATACTCCATGACGACCGCGAACTGTCAAGCCGCGCAACTCGATTCGATCAGCCATCAGATCCTAACGTCCACGCCTCGACGACCTTGACGGCGTCGACCGAGGCCCGCACATCGTGTACCCGCACTCCCCAGGCGCCGTGTTCGGCGGCCAGCGCCGATATCACGGCGGTCGCCGTCTCGCGACCGTCCGGCGGCCGTACCGCACCGTCGTCCTCGGCTAGCAAGCTGCCGAGAAATCGCTTGCGCGACGCGCCGACCAACACCGGGATACCAGCTGCCACCAACTCCGGCAACGCATGTAACAGCGCCCAATTATCGTGCGCCGATTTGGCGAATCCCAAACCGGGGTCGATGATCAGCTTCGCCGGATCGACCCCGGCCGCAACGGCGTCGTCGACGCAGGAGAGCAGCTCGGCGCGGACCTCGGACACCACATCGTGGTAGGCCGGCGCCCGATGCGGGTGGTCAGCGGACACCGAACGCCAATGCATCAGCACCCATGGCACGTCGGCCTCGACGAGCACGCCTGCCATCGCATTGTCGGCGCGCCCACCGGACACGTCGTTGACCATCGCCGCACCGCTTTCCAGCGCCGCCTGTGCGACAGTGGCGCGCATCGTGTCGATGCTGACGGTAATTCCTTGCGATGCAAGCCCTTTGACGACCGGCAGGATGCGGGCGGTCTCCACGTCCGGGTCGACGCGGACCGCGCCGGGCCGGGTCGACTCTCCCCCGACGTCGATGATCGACGCGCCGTCGCCGGCCAACGCCAGGCCCTGCTCGACAGCGCGGTCAGCATCCAGATAGCGCCCACCATCCGAGAACGAGTCGTCGGTGACGTTCACCACCCCCATGACCTGGACGCGCGTCGTGCTCACTTGCGCAGGATCAGGTCGAGCGCCTCGGCTCGAGATGCATTGTTGGACTTGAACTGTCCGCGCACGGCCGAGGTCGTGGTGGTCGCGCCGGGTTTACGGACCCCGCGCATCGACATGCACAGGTGTTCGGCCTCGATCACGACGATGACCCCACGCGGGTCCAGTTTTCGCATCAGCGCGTCGGCGATCTGGGTGGTCAGCCGCTCCTGCACCTGTGGCCGCTTGGCATACAGGTCGACCAGCCGTGCGATCTTGGACAACCCGGTGACCCGGCCGTCGTGGCCGGGTATGTAGCCGACGTGCGCGACACCGTGAAACGCCACCAGGTGATGTTCGCAGGTGGAATACAGCGGGATCTCCTTGACCAGCACCAGCTCGTCGTGCTGTTCGTCAAAGGTGGTGTCCAGCACCGAATCCGGGTCGGTGTAGAGACCGGCGAACATTTCCTGGTAGCTACGGGCGACACGGGCCGGGGTGTCCGCCAAACCGTGCCGGTCCGGGTCTTCTCCGATCGCAAGGAGCAGCTCGCGGACAGCGGCTTCGGCGCGCTGCTGGTCGAAGACCAGCTTGTTGAAGGTCGAATTATGGGAATTCGGCCGCACCATCGCAGTCTCCGTTCGTGTCAGCCGTGCGCCGGGGGGTTGGACGGGCTCGGGTCACCACCGGGCGGTTCGGCGGCCTGGCCCGTCTCCGGTGCGGGTGCGCCGGGCGGCGGATACGGCGGATACGGCGGGTAGGGCTGGCCCGCGTGCTGGTTCGGCGCCGGCCAATGCGGCGGTTGTGGCGGAGCCTGCGGCGGATACCAGTAGCCCGGCGGCTGTTGCTGCGGCGGCCAGCCGGGGGCGTGCCAGCCCGCCGGGGCGCCGTAGTCGGGCTGGGTCGACTGGTGTGGCGCGGCGGTCCTACCGTCCGATAGGCCGTGAGAACCGTTGGC
This genomic window contains:
- a CDS encoding DUF3180 domain-containing protein, which codes for MGPTRKRDLTVAALGAAVLGYLLVVALYQWFPPITVWTGSSLFAVGVAEAVWGRHVRAKISDGEIGDGPGWLHPLSVAQSMFIAKASAWVGALALGWWVGVLVYLLPRRSWLRVAGQDTAGATVAAVSALALVVAALWLQHCCKSPGDPTENGEGAEG
- the folK gene encoding 2-amino-4-hydroxy-6-hydroxymethyldihydropteridine diphosphokinase, with the translated sequence MTRVVLSIGSNLGDRLARLQSVLDRLGDAVQAVSPVYETAAWGGVEQGPFLNAVLIADDPTLDGHGWLRCAQEMEKTADRIRGQRWGPRTLDVDLVACYLTSLNGDTELFSLEDGLTLPHPLAHLRAFVLIPWLAVDPGAELTVAGGKQPIAKLLAELDPADRAGVRLTEWVLELRNGGADTDSASQS
- the folP gene encoding dihydropteroate synthase, which gives rise to MSTTRVQVMGVVNVTDDSFSDGGRYLDADRAVEQGLALAGDGASIIDVGGESTRPGAVRVDPDVETARILPVVKGLASQGITVSIDTMRATVAQAALESGAAMVNDVSGGRADNAMAGVLVEADVPWVLMHWRSVSADHPHRAPAYHDVVSEVRAELLSCVDDAVAAGVDPAKLIIDPGLGFAKSAHDNWALLHALPELVAAGIPVLVGASRKRFLGSLLAEDDGAVRPPDGRETATAVISALAAEHGAWGVRVHDVRASVDAVKVVEAWTLGSDG
- the folE gene encoding GTP cyclohydrolase I FolE, giving the protein MVRPNSHNSTFNKLVFDQQRAEAAVRELLLAIGEDPDRHGLADTPARVARSYQEMFAGLYTDPDSVLDTTFDEQHDELVLVKEIPLYSTCEHHLVAFHGVAHVGYIPGHDGRVTGLSKIARLVDLYAKRPQVQERLTTQIADALMRKLDPRGVIVVIEAEHLCMSMRGVRKPGATTTTSAVRGQFKSNNASRAEALDLILRK
- the folB gene encoding dihydroneopterin aldolase — protein: MADRIELRGLTVRGRHGVFEHERVDGQDFVVDITVWIDLADAADSDDLADTYDYGVLAERAAAVVAGPARNLIETVAGEIAQDVMKDERVHAVEVTVHKPQAPIPQAFDDVAVVARRSRRGGRGQVVPAGGAL